From one Haloferax marinisediminis genomic stretch:
- a CDS encoding cupin domain-containing protein, which yields MGYRVVDTDSVEPIPDRPCELRRIGVEGGLEKFALNRFRAEPGEQVPLKYHYHTEQEEAFYVLSGTLFVETPDETFEVPEGGLFVADPESPHRAHNPEDATETVDILAIGAPAVSGDAEQYDPDER from the coding sequence ATGGGATACCGCGTCGTGGACACAGACAGCGTCGAACCGATTCCAGACCGCCCGTGCGAACTCCGTCGCATCGGCGTCGAAGGTGGCTTAGAGAAGTTCGCACTCAATCGGTTCCGGGCCGAACCTGGCGAGCAGGTGCCGCTGAAGTACCACTATCACACCGAACAGGAAGAGGCGTTCTACGTCCTCTCGGGCACGCTGTTCGTCGAGACACCCGACGAGACGTTCGAGGTGCCGGAAGGTGGACTGTTCGTCGCCGACCCCGAGAGCCCGCACCGCGCACACAACCCCGAAGATGCGACCGAGACGGTCGATATTCTCGCCATCGGCGCGCCAGCAGTGTCGGGTGACGCCGAACAGTACGACCCGGACGAGAGATGA
- a CDS encoding DUF5828 family protein, whose product MEESISGFKRRGSWGEVVEHGERITRALHESGVEGPPFDDWDEWRPKSHERLGEDVNEKTAKQASVGEGEGEKKGKAPNEDLKTAGEKLSRSYEKIEEGDDEGAVESWQDSINYVARAADSAGRKALRKVEDTVYRKVMTQLAPYYFDNELISANIQQVGRGTGDELFVFEVNVNDDALKSQVSDILRGYEDEVDRWHIDTPKETEVAEAVEGVEVPVTDAEKQSKSTTN is encoded by the coding sequence ATGGAAGAGAGCATCTCCGGGTTCAAACGGCGTGGTTCTTGGGGGGAAGTCGTTGAACACGGGGAACGAATCACCCGTGCCCTCCACGAGTCCGGTGTCGAAGGCCCTCCCTTCGACGACTGGGACGAGTGGCGACCGAAGTCACACGAGCGACTGGGAGAAGACGTCAACGAGAAGACGGCGAAGCAAGCCAGTGTCGGCGAGGGCGAAGGCGAGAAGAAAGGAAAAGCGCCCAACGAGGACCTCAAGACGGCCGGTGAGAAACTGTCTCGCTCCTACGAGAAAATCGAAGAAGGAGACGACGAAGGTGCCGTCGAGTCGTGGCAAGACTCCATCAACTACGTCGCACGTGCTGCCGACTCCGCCGGACGGAAGGCCCTCCGCAAGGTCGAAGACACGGTCTACCGCAAGGTGATGACGCAACTCGCACCGTACTACTTCGACAACGAACTCATCAGCGCCAACATCCAGCAGGTCGGCCGCGGAACTGGTGACGAACTGTTCGTCTTCGAGGTGAACGTCAACGACGACGCCCTGAAGTCGCAGGTCTCCGACATCCTCCGGGGCTACGAAGACGAAGTCGACCGCTGGCACATCGACACCCCAAAGGAGACGGAAGTTGCGGAGGCCGTCGAGGGTGTCGAAGTGCCGGTCACAGACGCAGAAAAGCAGTCCAAGTCGACGACGAACTGA